Genomic segment of Photobacterium profundum SS9:
AACATATCAATACATTAAACCTTTATCAAAATCATGCGATAACTCTATAGCAGGATCAATGCCGAATTATGAATAAAATCAAAATTAACGATATTTCTTTGCATCTGCACTTATTATGTTCTGAAATAGTATAAAAAGAGGCCATTTTACTAATGACAAAATCTATCGCCATCTTTGGTAGTGCATTTAATCCACCGAGTTTGGGACATAAATCTGTTTTAGAACGTTTAAAGCATTTTGATCAAGTGCTGCTTTTGCCTAGTTTTGCACATGCTTGGGGCAAAGTAATGCTAGATTACAGTGCACGTTGCGAACTTGTAGAGGCCTTTATAAGTGATATTGGACAAAAAAACCTGACATTATCTCGGTTAGAAGAAGAAATGGCGATAGGCGATGAGTCAATAACAACCTATGCCGTTTTAGTTGAATTACAGAAAAGGTACCCTAACGCTTCGCTAACCTTTGTTGTTGGCCCTGATAACTTTCTGAAATTCAGTCAGTTTTATCAAGCTGAACAAATACTATCTAAATGGCAAGTATTGGCATGCCCAGAGACGGTAAATATTCGGAGTACAGTCATTCGTGATAAAATTGTCAAAAAGAGTGATATTTCACACTTAACAACACCAAAAGTCGCTACACTTTTATCGGAAGAAAAACGTTTTGTGTTTAAATAATGGATACTCAGCCCAAGGACCACTTTGAATAGTTGCAAGATTAAATTATTAACACTGTTATCAGTTGCTATTGTGCTCATTTCTTGGGAAGTATTTGCTTTACCCTGTAACCCCTATAGCGAAGCTCAACTCGCATCATTTTCTGATGATGAAAAACAAGTGTATCTTCGGTCTTGCTCTACTTTGTCAGTCTCCAATGACGATGAATTATTGTTGGAAACGCAAGCTGAGCCCAATATTGATTGGCAAATTGATAAGACACCTTCAAGCGGAGAGTTCTGGGATGACTGGTCTGAAGATTTGGCCGTTGATTCTCCATTCTTAGTTCAACAGAATGAATCAACTTTTTATGGTTTAGGTGTTTGGCTTCCAAGTCAATATGATGATATGGATCTTGATAATTTCGCTGATGCGCAAGACTGGATAAAAAGTCACGGTTTACAGATGAGTTTTGGGATTGGTGGAGAAGATGCCAAGTCGCCACGATTCAGGTTTGATTATCGATGGCACGACGAAGATCTTAGTGATGTATTTCTTCAGTTAGAAATCCCATTTCAATAATAAAGCGATATTTTCATCGCTTTATTATTGAAATACGCAATTAAAATTGTTCACCAAGAACTGATATTGCCAATGCGTTTAGTGTCGCTTCGTTAGTATTGAGTGTTTCTGCGATTTGCGACGCCTTACGACCTGATCGAGATAGCTTTACGGCCTCACGTAGCAGAATACAGGTTTGAAATTCATGAATAGTAATATCAATGAGTTTCGTTATTTTATTCAAAGCGGCAGTATCAACAACCTTTTCGCCCGTCAGCAGCAATGCTAATGCGTCATTATAATGTTTCGTTAAATGAGGAGAAGCGTGTTTATTGCTAACTTTTAACTCTGACACTTGATCGGCAATAACACGAAGTAATCGACCAAAAGAACTATCCCAATCTTGTGCTTTTTCAGATAGTTTTGTTAGCTCGACCAACAAGGCGCTCATTAATTCAGTGACTTTAAAAAAGCCAGCTTCTCGACAAAGTGGGGTTGTAAGGCGCACCGAAAATTCGACTTTAAAGTAGTGACTACCTGGTAATACTGTTAACGCGTGAAGGCAATCGAAAGGTATCCAGAAACCAGTGCCTTGTGTCACCAAGCATTCTTGTTTGCCTAAGCGGATTAAAGCCGAACCTTTAGTTATAACGATAAAGTACGACGAGTGGCTCTTACGGCGAGGGCCAACATGAAGGTAAGTTTGTTCGTTTTTGGTAAATTCAATTGCCTGTTTCATACGGATTCTCTCACAAAATTGCCTGCACATATTGTTCTGTTTTGGCTTTATCGTCAATAAGCTAAATACAAAGGGTGGGAAAATGGTGACTTTTGTTTCTAAATACAGATAAACATACTAATGTGTGGTGCGAAAAAGCGGTAAAGTGGCTAAAATTCACCCTTAACTTTCTGGTAAGAGCTCTTACCTTCACAGTTATTGCATCAACTCATTGGGTTAATGTAAATTTATGCGTAAAATAACGCGGTTTCCTCCTCATATGAAGCATAATTGTGCATACAGATAACGATATTTATAAAGAAATTCGACCATACAATGATGACGAAGTGAGCGGTGCTATTCAGCGACTCGTTAATGACAAAGAATTTACAACGGCAATCTTGAATTACCGTTTTCCTCAATTCTCTGGTGTACTCGGCTGGTTATTGATTCCGTTAATTAAACGTTTTTTAATTAACAAATGGTCAAATGTTAAAACGGTTGAAGATGTTCAACGTCAAGTCTCTAAGTACATGCATGCTACAATCAATCAATCATGTGACGGTGTAACATGTACAGGTCTCGATAAATTAGACCCTAACAAAGCATACTTATTTGTATCGAATCATCGTGATATAGCGATGGATCCTGCGATGGTAAATTGGTGTATGTTTCAGAAAAAATTCAGTACTGTACGCATTGCGATTGGTGACAATTTACTTAAAAAACCATGTGCGACAGAACTAATGCGGTTAAATAAAAGTTTTATTGTTAAACGTTCTGCAAAAGCACCTCGTGAAGTACTCAAATCGTTGGGTTTATTGTCTAGTTATATTTCAAACTCTTTAGAAACAGGTAACCCTGTTTGGATTGCTCAGAAAGAGGGGCGCGCTAAAGATGGTAACGACAAGACGGATCCTACCATTTTAAAAATGTTTTTTATGGAAGGGCGTAAACGTAAGCAGTCTTTTACTGAATTCATGCCGAGCTTGAATATCGTACCCATTGCTATTTCTTATGAGAATGATCCATGTGATGTAGCCAAAGCCAACGAGCTTTATCAAAAGCAGACATCTGGAAGCTATGAAAAAGGTGAACTTGAAGATATAGATAGCATTATCCAAGGTATCGTTGGTCAGAAACGACGTATACATGTGAGTTTTGGTGATGTAATCAAAGATCCGATTGAAACACCAGAAGAGCTAGCGGTAGAGATTGATCGCCAGATAACGGCGAATTACAGATTATTTCCTGCTAACTATATTGCTGCTGGCATCGAACATGACAGCGTTACGCCTGAGGAAAAAGCGAAATTTGATGAAAAGTTATCTCCGTTACCTTTAGGTGTTGCCACTATTTTGAAAGATATGTACGCATATCCAGCCCGTAAGCAGCTAGAGAGCTAATTCGGTTTTTTGGTTATACAGTTTTGAATTTAAAAAGCGGGGCAGCCTATTAGGTTGACCGCTTTTTTTATCAGTAAACGGCAAAGTAATCTTAAATGTATAATTGGTATTAATCTTTTGTATTAAGTGTTCTTACGATCGCCTTTGGTGATATCACTTCAACTCGTCTATTTAACCGCCGTTCTTGCTCTGAATTACCATTGCTAATAAGTTCATCATCACCCAGCGCGACAATTTGAATTCTTTCTTCTTCGATTCCAAATACAGATGATATATAAATAGCGACACTGAAGGCGCGCTCAAATGATAAGACAAGGTTTTCTTCTTTTGAACCAGCGTCGTCACTATGACCAATCACGATTAAGTAACTATCAAGATGAAGCTTTAAGCGTAAAGCAATAGGGTCGAGTAATTGTTGATTTTTCACCGATAATTCATAATTCATATTATCGAAGTAGATTACCTCTTTTTGTTCGGGTAATTGAGCAAGAAGAATACTTGCATCAGGTGTTGCTGTATATGTTATAGAGTCAGTGACAACCGCTGAGTTACGAGAGGTGTTAAGTTCATTACTTGACGTATAAATATTCAGTGAAGATGTTGTGTTTTCAGTGTTACCCTGTGACTTCCCAGTGACGCTGTCACTTTTTTGTTCGCTAGTCGTTGTGCAAGCGAATAAAAATACGCAACTTATTAGGATTATAGAGCTCGTAAATAAATAATTGAAAGCACGCATATCAACCTAAACTAAGACGATTATCTTTTAGGTTTAGATCATATCTAGGAAAGCACAACTGAAGAATTGAGAATCATGTGCGTTCTGTATACCCAAGTTACCTCAAAATGCTCGTTTCAGCGAGAATTTGTTGGGCTCTAGGCAAGGCGCTTATTTATAGACCTAGTCGTTCTACGTTGAAAATAAGTAACACCGCATAGAGCCCAACAAAACTCGCCCTTCGGGAGCATAGGTATCTACACAGATTGAGCAAAAAACGAACTGGCTATTTGCCTCATCGCGTTTATCTCATCCATGGTGTAGGTATCTAGTACTTCACACATTTGTAGGAAAACCCATAGTCCCGCAAGCAGTGATGGCTGAGTGACAGGCTTTGTTCGCTTAGTTAAACGACCACTCAGCTTAACCAAAAAACCTTTAAATTCATTAGCTTCATCCGAGCTGTCCGAATAAAGCTTAAATATCAACGTCGTTGCAACACTGGCTGTGATCAGACGCTTTAATATTGACTCCGCAGTAGTTTGCTGCCATTTTTCTAACTGATGACCATCTGACTTCAATAACTTAAACCAAGATTCAATATTCCAGCGATGGCAATACCACGTTGCAATCTCTGTTGCATCAACATCCAACACGTTAGACAGCAGATACCATCTTGCTAGCTCTTTACCTTCATCATCCGTGACCAGGCTCATAACAAAGCGACAGGTGGGCGCCGCTGACGCGAGCTTTTCTGATTTCCGGTGTAACTCAACAGTCGTTTCACCAACAAACAAATAGCCCTCTTTACCTCGAAGAGAAATAACACCTTTCAAGTCTGGGGAGATTGTTCGACTGATGATTTCAGCCGTTTTAAACTGACCTTCGTGACGGAACGTTGAGCCTTTTTTAGTTCGAGTTAGCCAGTGAACTGAGCCTAAACGTCTTAAGTCTTTCGCTGAATCTGCTTCTCTATCAACAACATGCACCAGGGGCTTGTCTAAATGTAATTGTTCTTGCCAATGAATGCTGTCAAAGAGTGAATCTAGGTGACTTTGCTTGGGTTGTAACTCTTGGCTTCGGCATTGATAAATACCGTTGCTTGTCAGTAAGTTAAGACCTGCTGGAGCAATGGGTGCGCCAGTATTTGCGTCTACCAATAAAGACGCTTGCAGTTCGTAGCCAACATCGAGAGCGTGTGACATCTTAGTTTTATCTAACTTACTATGATGTTTAGCGAAATTGATATGGCACCAATCATGAGCCATTAATACATATCGACTTTGACTTTCTTTCACACCAGAACGAGCAAGTCCCAGCATCGGGCCACTTAGCATAGGAAAAGTCACATCCTCATTATGATAAAAACGCCATGTTGCTTGTGTCGATGCCCATGATTGTGTGTGGTGGCGAAGAGATTTTACACCTGGTGCATTGCTAGAATTAACTGTCATGTGTTCCATTATAAGGGTCTGATAACGCTTAGATAATCTTGATTCAAGGATACAGGGTAATTGATGTTGTTCAAAAAGAGTCATCGTCAATACTAATGGAATGAAAGTTAACTCTCTTGATCGTTGATCCTTAGATCAGTTCCCTTCTCTTGGCCGATTGGTTAATTTGTAACCATTTTGTGTAGATACCTATGCCGTTAACCACTTTAGCGGGTGTCGTGATGGTGGCATGTTTGGCTATTTTGTTTGCAGGGCATTATAAGGCGCTTGATGCACTGTCGAAAACCATCATGGTTGTACTTGTTATAGCAACGGTAAGTGCGGTAATTGTGGCGGCAAGTAAGGGCAGTGTTGCACCGGCTGATTTTGAAGCACCATCACCTTGGGCCATTGCCTCTATTGGTTTTCTTGTTGTTATGATGGGATGGATGCCAGCCCCAATTGAAATTTCATGTTTGACGTCTTTGTGGTTGAAGAGCCAACGTAAAGAGCAAAATGTAACGGCAAAGTCAGCTTTGTTTGATTTTAATGTGGGTTATATTGGCACTGCATTATTGGCTATCGTATTTTTAGCGTTAGGCGCATTAGTATTAAACGGTAATGGTACAGAGCTGAAAACATCGGGCATTGGGTTCTCGCATCAACTAGTGGGTATGTACGCCTCAACGATTGGTGAGTGGTCTCGCGACCTTATTGCGGTTATCGCCTTCTTTTGTATCTTCGGTAGTACTATTACGGTAATCGATGGCTATTCACGTGCTTTTAGCAGAAGCCAATTTACTTATTCAGAAAAAAGAGCTTGATCAGCGTCGTTACCATCACGCTTGGATGTTAATTGTTGGCGGCTGTGCAATGGGAATCTTACTGTTCTTCACGTCGGCGCTTATGCCTATGCTTGATTTCGCCATGATACTGGCATTCATGACCACGCCAATCTTTGCTTTAGTTAACTACTTGCTGGTAACACGCACTAAGCTGCCTGAAGAGTTAGCGATGAGCCGTTCGATGAAAGTATTGTCTTGGGCTGGCTTAACGTATCTATTTGGCTTCCTTGCGATATTCATTTGGTGGAAGTGGTTAATGTAATCGCGCTAGCTTAAATGATTAAGTGATCAAACCGATAAGCTTTCATAACTAAGCATTTAACTAAAGAAGCCCTCAAACTGTGAGGGCTTTTTTGTGCCACTTGTTACGGTTTCATATAACTCTGACGATTTATCCAGCAAGAGAGGGGGCGCTTTCGTATTTGTCAAAAGATCTCACTGGCGATTGATGGTTAATTGCATGCATGGCTGAAAATAACGCATCTTTGAGTAAGTATTTATTGTCGGTATCAAGCGCATTGATTGCCGTGTTAAGAGATGCTTGTATATGTTCTATCGTGTGTTCTATCTCGAGTAAATCGGTTAGCGCCATTTCGCGAATATCATGAGATATTACATCATCACTGCTTTGGGGCGATATCTCTATGATTTGAGCAGTGTGTCGCTTTAACGATAAAATAGTATCTGTAAGAGATTTCGGTGTCATGCGTATTATCCTTAATATTTGCTTTGAATAGAGTCTACTTTTCGTTTGTAGAGGCAATACTCTAACAACATTAGATAGATATTTTTTTATGTAGATCACACTCTTATCGAAATCTCGCTTATTCACTCTAATGACTAAATTGTCGCTAAGGTTAGAAATTTACCGAGGGTAATACTTGTGCTTTTGAAATTATATTCACTTTATTGATTATTTGAATGCGGCAGGATGCCTAATTTCAATGACAAGATTAGTTTAAATACCTTAACCAATTTCGAGAAATTGATTCATATTCATAAATGCAGGTATCTTCACGTTCTTGTCGTGAATCATCATCGATTTCTGAGAGTAAACTTTTATATTCGCCAGGATCACTGCCATAAATTAAACACAACATATGAAAGTAACGTTGAATATCTAAACTATGCTCATCGATAAAATCGAGGTCATCAAATGTGTCTATGTCTTGATCTTCAAAAGCGAATAGGTCAGCCGAACTGATTGCAATGTCGGCACCATTGTCGACATAGTTGAGTAGTATTATTGTTGCAAAATTATCGACGGCATCTTCCTCTTTACCCAAAATAGGAATGTCTCTGGCTGCGATAAATGCATGGCCTAATTCATGAAGTAATGTATGCGCTAAGG
This window contains:
- a CDS encoding IS4-like element ISPpr4 family transposase is translated as MTMTLFEQHQLPCILESRLSKRYQTLIMEHMTVNSSNAPGVKSLRHHTQSWASTQATWRFYHNEDVTFPMLSGPMLGLARSGVKESQSRYVLMAHDWCHINFAKHHSKLDKTKMSHALDVGYELQASLLVDANTGAPIAPAGLNLLTSNGIYQCRSQELQPKQSHLDSLFDSIHWQEQLHLDKPLVHVVDREADSAKDLRRLGSVHWLTRTKKGSTFRHEGQFKTAEIISRTISPDLKGVISLRGKEGYLFVGETTVELHRKSEKLASAAPTCRFVMSLVTDDEGKELARWYLLSNVLDVDATEIATWYCHRWNIESWFKLLKSDGHQLEKWQQTTAESILKRLITASVATTLIFKLYSDSSDEANEFKGFLVKLSGRLTKRTKPVTQPSLLAGLWVFLQMCEVLDTYTMDEINAMRQIASSFFAQSV
- a CDS encoding nicotinate-nicotinamide nucleotide adenylyltransferase, translating into MTKSIAIFGSAFNPPSLGHKSVLERLKHFDQVLLLPSFAHAWGKVMLDYSARCELVEAFISDIGQKNLTLSRLEEEMAIGDESITTYAVLVELQKRYPNASLTFVVGPDNFLKFSQFYQAEQILSKWQVLACPETVNIRSTVIRDKIVKKSDISHLTTPKVATLLSEEKRFVFK
- a CDS encoding AraC family ligand binding domain-containing protein, translating into MKQAIEFTKNEQTYLHVGPRRKSHSSYFIVITKGSALIRLGKQECLVTQGTGFWIPFDCLHALTVLPGSHYFKVEFSVRLTTPLCREAGFFKVTELMSALLVELTKLSEKAQDWDSSFGRLLRVIADQVSELKVSNKHASPHLTKHYNDALALLLTGEKVVDTAALNKITKLIDITIHEFQTCILLREAVKLSRSGRKASQIAETLNTNEATLNALAISVLGEQF
- a CDS encoding 1-acyl-sn-glycerol-3-phosphate acyltransferase is translated as MHTDNDIYKEIRPYNDDEVSGAIQRLVNDKEFTTAILNYRFPQFSGVLGWLLIPLIKRFLINKWSNVKTVEDVQRQVSKYMHATINQSCDGVTCTGLDKLDPNKAYLFVSNHRDIAMDPAMVNWCMFQKKFSTVRIAIGDNLLKKPCATELMRLNKSFIVKRSAKAPREVLKSLGLLSSYISNSLETGNPVWIAQKEGRAKDGNDKTDPTILKMFFMEGRKRKQSFTEFMPSLNIVPIAISYENDPCDVAKANELYQKQTSGSYEKGELEDIDSIIQGIVGQKRRIHVSFGDVIKDPIETPEELAVEIDRQITANYRLFPANYIAAGIEHDSVTPEEKAKFDEKLSPLPLGVATILKDMYAYPARKQLES
- a CDS encoding OmpA family protein, whose protein sequence is MRAFNYLFTSSIILISCVFLFACTTTSEQKSDSVTGKSQGNTENTTSSLNIYTSSNELNTSRNSAVVTDSITYTATPDASILLAQLPEQKEVIYFDNMNYELSVKNQQLLDPIALRLKLHLDSYLIVIGHSDDAGSKEENLVLSFERAFSVAIYISSVFGIEEERIQIVALGDDELISNGNSEQERRLNRRVEVISPKAIVRTLNTKD